A region from the Acidimicrobiia bacterium genome encodes:
- a CDS encoding ABC transporter permease: MLTYIVRRIVYSIPVLIVASFLTFWGLRIAFDPLAKYRNTKGAVRTLAEQRKRLGLNHPLFIQWWNWFAKAIRGNLGVSDRTNNPVMGEIIHRLGTTIHLIIWSTILSAVLAIGVGVYSAVKQYSIGDYVFTGVSYIGLAMPPFWFGLMAILIFTTFPVTHWHLKSPIFYSIGLHSTGESGIFNLDYYRHLALPVLTLTVQSIASWSRFERASMLDVLSADYVRTARAKGVPRRKVIFKHAFRNALIPLLTVMALDTAFLFGGLIITEQIFAISGMGRYFLESLTAGDAPALTGWVVITALFVITFNLLADIMYSVLDPRIRLS; the protein is encoded by the coding sequence ATGCTCACCTACATCGTTCGTCGGATCGTCTATTCGATCCCCGTTCTCATCGTCGCATCCTTCCTGACGTTCTGGGGCCTGCGGATCGCGTTCGACCCGCTCGCGAAGTACCGGAACACCAAGGGCGCGGTGCGAACTCTGGCGGAGCAGCGGAAGCGGCTCGGTCTGAACCATCCGCTCTTCATCCAGTGGTGGAACTGGTTCGCCAAGGCGATCCGCGGCAATCTCGGCGTCAGCGACCGGACGAACAACCCGGTGATGGGCGAGATCATCCACCGCCTCGGCACGACGATCCATCTCATCATCTGGAGCACGATCCTCTCGGCCGTGCTCGCGATCGGTGTCGGCGTCTACTCCGCGGTCAAGCAGTACTCGATCGGCGACTACGTGTTCACCGGGGTCTCGTACATCGGTCTCGCGATGCCGCCGTTCTGGTTCGGCCTGATGGCGATCCTGATCTTCACGACGTTCCCGGTGACGCACTGGCACCTGAAGTCGCCGATCTTCTATTCGATCGGGTTGCACTCCACCGGCGAGTCGGGGATCTTCAATCTCGACTACTACCGACATCTGGCGTTACCGGTGCTCACGCTGACGGTGCAGAGCATCGCGTCGTGGAGCCGGTTCGAACGCGCGTCGATGCTCGACGTGCTGTCGGCCGACTACGTCCGCACCGCGCGCGCGAAGGGTGTGCCGCGGCGGAAGGTGATCTTCAAGCACGCCTTCCGCAACGCGCTGATCCCGTTGCTCACAGTGATGGCACTCGACACCGCGTTCCTCTTCGGCGGCCTCATCATCACCGAGCAGATCTTCGCGATCTCGGGTATGGGCCGCTACTTCCTGGAGTCGCTCACCGCGGGTGACGCGCCCGCCCTCACGGGTTGGGTCGTCATCACCGCGCTGTTCGTCATCACCTTCA